The DNA window GCGGCCCCGTTGTTGTACAGGGCTTTCGAGATCTCGACCGCCGTCTCGATGCGGTCGTTACCCCACAAGCGGCTGGACGCCCCTGCGTCGTTCGGACCGACCCAGGTCTTGTCGACCACGTCGGCGGCTTCGTCGTCGTCGAGGGTGAGGTCACCGTCCTTGTCGACGAACACCAGGATCACGTCGCGTCCGGTGTCGGCGCCGGTGTAGGACTGCTGGCAGGTCCCGTCCGCCTCGGTCTCGCACGCCCCGAAGACGCCAGGGGGTACCGCTGGGTCCCCCGGCTTGTTGACCGCGGCGTTGGTGGCCGATACGCGGTTGGGGCCCTGCACGATCTTGAAGACGACACGCTCACCGGCCTCGTTCTGCGGTGTGGTGGCGGGGTCGTCCTTGGTCGTG is part of the Actinomycetota bacterium genome and encodes:
- a CDS encoding cell wall-binding repeat-containing protein, with the protein product MRSYAWLAAAATLLALFVPLTLAPAASAQTTVPPELVGDRDPYTLEQEAETATLNAVPETATNLVGTAHTITATYANRAAQPQPIDTTKDDPATTPQNEAGERVVFKIVQGPNRVSATNAAVNKPGDPAVPPGVFGACETEADGTCQQSYTGADTGRDVILVFVDKDGDLTLDDDEAADVVDKTWVGPNDAGASSRLWGNDRIETAVEISKALYNNGAA